The following are encoded together in the Carassius auratus strain Wakin chromosome 34, ASM336829v1, whole genome shotgun sequence genome:
- the LOC113052931 gene encoding glucagon-like isoform X1, translated as MMTRIYAFIGLLLLILIQSSVQIPIQENMEENSSLMSEEALFNDPREVSNMKRHSEGTFSNDYSKYLETRRAQDFVQWLMNSKRSGVPTRRHADGTFTSDVSSYLQDQAAKEFVSWLKTGRGRRE; from the exons ATGATGACAAGGATCTACGCCTTCATTGGACTTTTACTTCTCATCCTGATCCAGAGCAGCGTGCAGATTCCCATTCAAGAAAACATGGAAGAAAACTCCAG CCTTATGTCTGAGGAGGCACTATTTAATGACCCACGAGAAGTAAGCAACATGAAGAGACATTCAGAAGGCACATTCTCAAACGATTACAGTAAATACCTGGAGACCAGGAGAGCACAAGACTTCGTCCAGTGGTTGATGAACTCCAAGAGAAGTGG AGTCCCCACCCGACGACACGCAGACGGCACTTTCACCAGTGACGTCAGCTCTTACCTGCAGGACCAGGCGGCAAAAGAGTTTGTGTCCTGGCTGAAAACAGGGAGAGGACGACGCGAGTGA
- the LOC113052931 gene encoding glucagon-2-like isoform X2, protein MMTRIYAFIGLLLLILIQSSVQIPIQENMEENSSLMSEEALFNDPREVSNMKRHSEGTFSNDYSKYLETRRAQDFVQWLMNSKRKSPPDDTQTALSPVTSALTCRTRRQKSLCPG, encoded by the exons ATGATGACAAGGATCTACGCCTTCATTGGACTTTTACTTCTCATCCTGATCCAGAGCAGCGTGCAGATTCCCATTCAAGAAAACATGGAAGAAAACTCCAG CCTTATGTCTGAGGAGGCACTATTTAATGACCCACGAGAAGTAAGCAACATGAAGAGACATTCAGAAGGCACATTCTCAAACGATTACAGTAAATACCTGGAGACCAGGAGAGCACAAGACTTCGTCCAGTGGTTGATGAACTCCAAGAGAA AGTCCCCACCCGACGACACGCAGACGGCACTTTCACCAGTGACGTCAGCTCTTACCTGCAGGACCAGGCGGCAAAAGAGTTTGTGTCCTGGCTGA